In Chromobacterium rhizoryzae, one genomic interval encodes:
- a CDS encoding DUF2891 domain-containing protein, with protein sequence MNPQQASKLAALPLAGLVREYPNLLSHLLNGPEDARAPRDLHPVFYGCYDWHSAVHGFWLLARLARRFPALPEQAEIAALFAGHFTPQAFQAEADYFAAPGRASFERPYGWAWLLALAQELEAWDLPQAGSWRAAMQPLLALIRQRWLRFLPLQDYPIRGGGHANTAFALLLSLDYARAAADAELAQALEAAARRYFLADADYPTRLEPSGDDFLSPSLCQALLLGRLLSAEAFRDWLRAFSPDLPRSAALLSPVRVSDGSDPKIGHLIGLNLSRAWCLRQLTAALPPDDAWRPLLNQSARAHLDAGLPHVVSGHYTGEHWLGTFALLALEEGECE encoded by the coding sequence ATGAATCCGCAACAAGCATCCAAGCTGGCGGCGCTGCCGCTGGCCGGCCTGGTTCGGGAATATCCGAATCTGCTGAGCCATCTGCTGAACGGGCCGGAGGACGCGCGCGCGCCGCGCGATTTGCACCCGGTGTTCTACGGCTGCTACGACTGGCACTCCGCCGTGCACGGCTTCTGGCTGCTGGCGCGGCTGGCTCGCCGTTTCCCGGCCTTGCCGGAGCAGGCCGAGATCGCCGCCCTGTTCGCCGGCCATTTTACGCCGCAGGCTTTCCAGGCGGAGGCGGACTATTTCGCCGCGCCGGGCCGCGCCAGCTTCGAGCGGCCCTATGGCTGGGCCTGGCTGCTGGCCCTGGCGCAGGAGCTCGAGGCCTGGGATCTGCCGCAAGCCGGGTCATGGCGCGCGGCGATGCAGCCGTTATTGGCCTTGATCCGCCAGCGCTGGCTGAGGTTTCTGCCTTTGCAGGATTACCCGATCCGCGGCGGCGGGCACGCCAACACCGCCTTCGCCTTGCTGCTGAGCCTGGACTACGCCCGCGCCGCCGCCGATGCCGAGCTGGCGCAGGCGCTGGAGGCGGCCGCCCGGCGTTACTTCCTGGCCGATGCGGACTATCCGACGCGGCTGGAACCGAGCGGCGACGACTTTCTGTCGCCCAGCCTGTGTCAGGCCTTGCTGCTTGGCCGGCTATTGTCGGCCGAGGCGTTCCGCGACTGGCTGCGCGCCTTCTCGCCGGATTTGCCGCGCAGCGCTGCCTTGCTGAGCCCGGTCCGGGTCAGCGACGGCTCGGACCCCAAGATCGGTCACCTCATCGGCCTGAATTTGAGCCGCGCCTGGTGTTTGCGCCAGTTGACGGCCGCCTTGCCGCCGGATGACGCTTGGAGGCCTCTGCTGAATCAAAGCGCGCGGGCGCATCTGGACGCCGGCCTGCCGCACGTGGTCAGCGGCCATTACACCGGCGAGCATTGGCTGGGGACTTTCGCCCTGCTGGCCTTGGAAGAGGGGGAGTGCGAATGA
- a CDS encoding roadblock/LC7 domain-containing protein produces MREQMLKSILSDLNGASADIEASAIISADGLTMAALLPQEVDEDRVGAMAAAMLSLGERTARELARGGLEQVMVKGEHGYILMSHASPDAVLTVIARREAKLGLIFLDAKRAARSIAEIL; encoded by the coding sequence ATGCGTGAACAAATGCTCAAATCCATTCTGAGCGACCTCAACGGCGCGTCCGCCGACATCGAAGCGTCCGCCATCATTTCCGCCGACGGTCTGACCATGGCGGCGCTGCTGCCGCAAGAGGTGGACGAGGACCGGGTCGGCGCGATGGCGGCGGCGATGCTGTCCCTGGGCGAGCGCACCGCGCGCGAACTGGCGCGCGGCGGCCTGGAACAGGTGATGGTCAAGGGAGAACACGGCTACATCCTGATGAGCCACGCCAGCCCTGACGCGGTGCTGACCGTGATCGCGCGGCGCGAGGCCAAGCTGGGCCTGATTTTTCTGGACGCCAAGCGCGCGGCGCGCAGCATTGCCGAAATCCTTTAA
- the crcB gene encoding fluoride efflux transporter CrcB — protein sequence MWKTILAISVGAALGALLRWALGVKLNSLWPSLPPGTLAANLVGGYIIGLAVAFFASAPGVSPLWRLLVITGFCGGLTTFSTFSAEVVSLLQQQRLLPALTAIAVHVCGSLLATLAGIASWQWLRALKS from the coding sequence ATGTGGAAAACCATACTCGCCATCTCCGTCGGCGCCGCGCTGGGGGCGCTGCTGCGCTGGGCGCTGGGCGTCAAGCTGAACAGCCTGTGGCCCAGCCTGCCGCCGGGCACCCTGGCCGCCAATCTGGTCGGCGGCTACATCATCGGCCTCGCCGTCGCCTTCTTCGCCAGCGCGCCGGGCGTGTCGCCGCTATGGCGGCTGCTGGTGATCACCGGCTTCTGCGGCGGCCTGACCACCTTCTCCACCTTCTCCGCCGAAGTCGTCTCCCTGCTGCAGCAACAGCGGCTGCTGCCGGCGCTGACCGCCATCGCCGTCCATGTCTGCGGTTCGCTGCTGGCCACCCTCGCCGGCATCGCCAGCTGGCAGTGGCTGCGCGCGCTCAAGAGCTGA
- a CDS encoding peptidase M23 has product MNEELRLSGPLYPMATPAGAFYAVAGAEADLTRRLLLNILRLGHAVPLSEPLLSEWCDDELEQALATLYRLQRLEFVHGTAEPRPAAAGNLESQLPELLAALSGSGQALLADDNGLYYATAGFRHETAEEIAALAGDLMSLSRRHHLLLKNHLNLGSAAWASVDPAGRSQLAFYPLHVAQQAFALIIGGEPRLQSEAFVGLVELLVRRYA; this is encoded by the coding sequence ATGAACGAAGAACTGCGTCTGAGCGGGCCGCTTTATCCAATGGCCACGCCGGCCGGCGCCTTTTACGCCGTCGCCGGCGCGGAGGCCGACCTGACCCGCCGTCTGCTGCTCAACATCCTGCGGCTGGGCCATGCGGTGCCGTTAAGCGAACCCTTGCTCAGCGAATGGTGCGACGACGAACTGGAACAAGCGCTGGCCACCCTTTACCGCTTGCAACGGCTGGAATTCGTCCACGGCACCGCCGAGCCGCGGCCGGCCGCCGCCGGCAACCTGGAAAGCCAGTTGCCGGAGCTGCTGGCGGCGCTGTCCGGCAGCGGCCAGGCGCTGCTGGCCGACGACAACGGCCTCTATTACGCCACCGCGGGCTTCCGCCACGAAACCGCCGAGGAAATCGCCGCGCTGGCCGGCGACCTTATGTCCTTGAGCCGCCGGCATCACCTGCTGCTCAAGAACCACCTCAACCTGGGCAGCGCCGCCTGGGCCTCGGTGGATCCGGCCGGCCGCAGCCAGCTGGCCTTTTACCCCTTGCACGTGGCGCAGCAGGCCTTCGCGCTGATCATAGGCGGCGAACCGCGGCTGCAAAGCGAAGCCTTCGTCGGCCTGGTGGAGCTGCTGGTGCGCCGCTACGCCTGA
- a CDS encoding oxygen-binding di-iron domain-containing protein has product MALVLYDDGNHKCVAFTELVQGEGIQSNQFAIIDQGEGILLDPGGNLTYKHLIAELADYFLPSHTRYIFASHQDPDIIASVGGWLLITDAQVIIAEEWTRFLPHFCMRGATAGRLVAIPPRGMWMRLGGADLQIVPAHYLHTVGFFQIYDPISKILFSGDIGASLMDGHAAGLPVSDFDAHLHDSHMLAFHRRYMSNNKACRLWVDMVRRLDIEWIVPQHGGSFQGKPMVKRFLDWFETLECGTDLIGPADFTPPPREAPRHD; this is encoded by the coding sequence ATGGCATTGGTGCTTTACGACGACGGCAATCACAAATGCGTCGCCTTCACCGAACTGGTGCAGGGCGAAGGCATACAATCCAATCAGTTCGCCATCATCGACCAAGGCGAGGGCATTCTGCTGGACCCCGGCGGCAACCTCACTTACAAGCATCTGATCGCGGAACTGGCCGATTACTTCCTGCCCTCCCACACCCGCTACATCTTCGCCTCGCATCAGGACCCGGACATCATCGCCTCGGTGGGCGGCTGGCTGCTGATCACCGACGCCCAGGTGATCATCGCCGAAGAATGGACCCGCTTCCTGCCCCACTTCTGCATGCGCGGCGCCACCGCCGGGCGGCTGGTGGCGATTCCGCCGCGCGGCATGTGGATGCGGCTGGGCGGCGCGGACCTGCAAATCGTGCCGGCCCATTACTTGCACACGGTCGGCTTTTTTCAGATCTACGACCCGATCAGCAAGATCCTGTTCTCCGGCGACATCGGCGCCTCCTTGATGGACGGCCACGCGGCCGGCCTGCCGGTCAGCGACTTCGACGCCCACCTGCACGACAGCCACATGCTCGCCTTCCATCGCCGCTATATGTCCAACAACAAAGCCTGCCGGCTGTGGGTGGACATGGTCCGCCGGCTGGACATCGAATGGATCGTGCCGCAACACGGCGGCTCCTTCCAGGGCAAGCCCATGGTGAAGCGTTTTCTGGATTGGTTCGAAACCCTGGAATGCGGCACCGATCTGATCGGCCCCGCCGATTTCACGCCGCCGCCGCGCGAGGCGCCGCGCCATGACTGA
- a CDS encoding type IV pilus assembly protein FimV, whose amino-acid sequence MTDWLPQNPVDLVVGLALAMGLLALLAALRWQARRDRAAQARDEGISLAEPDPTDAGDAEQPYQVDELDSLAEVDIFIEFGYLEQAAQALRHYVDRQAPHSSKQLLRLAGLYLKTGALDDYAAMLERQHDLALIGREALEQAVEAGLRVERNQLALRVLAEQRLGWGPETIGLRLGDDAPELAAEDAEETTAAVLPAHPSQPSPPVAGRPQVLLHGCAPLFPLNEREKDAIAALLPAERQAKVWLRWQEYAAATAALEQTLTLRPHSLTHLLDLLHAHYRQRQLPRYARTLWRFHLALGEHGAGLKEQLIHAGWLLGAHPALDLLARRPGRPELERIGRSFGFSGAPPAAAPQRRPLVTRQTETETAENLDARGEADAYLNEGQVDMAIQTLEQAVLSRPEDAANYPPLLQLYRRQDDRARFQWLLRQLRGHVAQLPLEVSAQLAGFDADAGPARRRMLAA is encoded by the coding sequence ATGACTGACTGGCTGCCGCAGAACCCCGTCGATCTGGTCGTCGGCCTGGCGCTGGCCATGGGCCTGCTCGCCTTGCTGGCCGCGCTGCGCTGGCAGGCTCGCCGCGACCGCGCCGCGCAAGCGCGGGACGAGGGCATATCCTTGGCCGAGCCGGACCCAACGGATGCCGGCGACGCTGAGCAGCCCTATCAGGTGGACGAGCTGGATTCGCTCGCCGAAGTCGACATCTTCATCGAGTTCGGCTATCTGGAACAGGCGGCGCAGGCCCTGCGCCACTATGTGGACAGGCAGGCGCCGCACTCCTCCAAGCAGTTGCTGCGGCTGGCCGGCCTCTACCTCAAGACCGGCGCGCTGGACGACTACGCCGCGATGCTGGAACGACAGCACGATCTGGCGCTGATCGGACGGGAAGCGCTGGAACAAGCGGTGGAAGCCGGCCTGCGCGTCGAGCGCAATCAGCTGGCCCTGCGCGTGCTGGCGGAACAAAGGCTGGGCTGGGGGCCGGAGACCATCGGCCTGCGCCTGGGCGACGACGCGCCGGAACTGGCGGCGGAAGACGCCGAGGAAACCACGGCAGCCGTCCTCCCCGCCCATCCGTCTCAACCCTCGCCTCCCGTAGCCGGACGGCCGCAAGTCTTGCTGCACGGCTGCGCCCCGCTGTTTCCGCTGAATGAGCGGGAGAAAGACGCCATCGCCGCGCTGCTGCCGGCCGAGCGTCAGGCCAAAGTCTGGTTGCGCTGGCAGGAATACGCGGCGGCGACGGCGGCGCTGGAACAGACGCTGACCTTGCGCCCCCACTCGCTGACGCATTTGCTGGACCTGCTGCACGCGCATTACCGGCAACGCCAGCTGCCGCGCTATGCGCGGACGCTATGGCGCTTCCATCTGGCGCTGGGCGAACACGGCGCCGGCCTCAAGGAACAATTGATCCACGCCGGCTGGCTGCTGGGCGCCCATCCGGCGCTGGACCTGCTGGCGCGACGCCCGGGCAGGCCGGAACTGGAACGCATCGGCCGCAGCTTCGGCTTCAGCGGCGCGCCTCCGGCCGCCGCGCCTCAGCGCCGGCCGCTGGTGACGCGGCAGACCGAAACGGAGACGGCCGAGAATCTGGACGCGCGCGGCGAGGCCGACGCCTACCTCAACGAAGGCCAGGTCGACATGGCGATCCAGACCTTGGAGCAAGCGGTGCTGAGCCGGCCGGAGGACGCCGCCAACTATCCTCCCCTGTTGCAGCTATACCGCCGCCAGGACGACCGGGCGCGCTTCCAGTGGCTATTGCGGCAACTGCGCGGCCATGTGGCCCAACTGCCGCTGGAAGTCAGCGCGCAGCTGGCCGGCTTCGACGCCGATGCCGGCCCCGCCCGCCGACGCATGCTGGCCGCCTGA
- a CDS encoding 5-oxoprolinase subunit C family protein, translated as MIEITQAGIQSTVQDLGRRGLRHLGVAQSGALDAPALIMANRLLGNAADAAGIEVALGPFGVRFLRDGWFALMGADFDAELDGEPVWSGWRYPARAGQRLLLRGCRHGMRAYLALAGGIDAPLALGARATDLQAGLGGWMGRALEAGDRLPLGPAAALSGRLGRRNLAWSPALRALPGPEWRQFAREARQAFSEGEWTVSSQSNRMGYRLQGDALAREADGDLPSHGVLPGVVQAPPGGQPIVLLADAQATGGYPRIACVIEADLWKLAQARPGARLRFEMVDAQQAATARARLRGYLQGQDWSQACRSI; from the coding sequence ATGATTGAAATCACGCAGGCCGGCATTCAAAGCACGGTACAGGACCTGGGACGGCGCGGCTTGCGCCACCTCGGCGTGGCGCAAAGCGGCGCGCTGGACGCGCCGGCCTTGATCATGGCCAACCGCCTGCTGGGCAATGCCGCGGACGCGGCCGGCATCGAAGTGGCTCTGGGGCCGTTTGGCGTCCGCTTTCTGCGCGACGGCTGGTTCGCCTTGATGGGCGCGGATTTCGACGCGGAACTGGACGGCGAGCCGGTGTGGAGCGGCTGGCGTTATCCGGCGCGCGCGGGCCAGCGCCTGCTGCTGCGCGGCTGCCGCCACGGCATGCGCGCCTATCTCGCCCTGGCCGGCGGCATCGACGCGCCCCTGGCTCTGGGCGCGCGCGCCACCGATCTGCAGGCCGGTCTGGGCGGCTGGATGGGGCGGGCGCTGGAGGCGGGCGACCGCTTGCCGCTGGGGCCGGCGGCGGCGCTGTCCGGCCGGCTGGGACGGCGCAATCTTGCTTGGTCGCCGGCGCTGCGCGCGCTGCCGGGCCCGGAGTGGCGGCAATTCGCCCGGGAGGCGCGGCAGGCCTTCAGCGAAGGCGAGTGGACGGTGAGCTCGCAGAGCAATCGCATGGGCTACCGCCTGCAGGGCGACGCGCTGGCGCGCGAGGCCGACGGGGACTTGCCGTCCCACGGCGTGCTGCCCGGCGTGGTGCAGGCGCCGCCGGGCGGCCAGCCCATCGTGTTGCTGGCGGACGCGCAGGCGACGGGCGGCTATCCGCGCATCGCCTGCGTGATCGAGGCGGATTTGTGGAAGCTGGCGCAGGCGCGGCCGGGCGCCAGGCTGCGTTTCGAGATGGTGGACGCGCAGCAGGCGGCGACGGCGCGCGCGCGTCTGCGCGGGTACTTGCAGGGACAGGACTGGAGTCAGGCATGCAGATCGATTTGA
- a CDS encoding GTP-binding protein: MRSPDNKILFAGPVGAGKTTAIAAISDIAPIRTDAKASDMTLHRKDHTTVALDYGMLRLDADTKIHLYGTPGQERFDFMWDIVSRGSIGLILLLDHSRANPLQDLGFFLRAFEPLLRRAPLALGVSKTDLAPLSATAVYADALAARGLSAPVFEVDCRRREDIKQLLLALLYSIDPGLGEPQ, from the coding sequence ATGCGCAGCCCAGATAACAAAATCCTCTTCGCGGGCCCGGTGGGCGCGGGCAAGACCACCGCCATCGCCGCCATCAGCGACATCGCCCCGATCCGCACCGACGCCAAGGCCAGCGACATGACCTTGCATCGCAAGGACCACACCACGGTGGCGCTGGACTACGGCATGTTGCGCCTGGACGCCGACACCAAGATCCACCTCTACGGCACCCCCGGCCAGGAGCGTTTCGACTTCATGTGGGACATCGTCAGCCGCGGCAGCATCGGCCTGATCCTGCTGCTGGACCACAGCCGCGCCAATCCGCTGCAAGACCTCGGCTTCTTCCTGCGCGCTTTCGAGCCGCTGCTGCGTCGCGCGCCGCTGGCGCTGGGCGTCAGCAAGACCGACCTCGCGCCGCTGTCCGCCACCGCCGTCTACGCCGACGCCCTGGCCGCCCGCGGACTGAGCGCGCCGGTGTTCGAAGTGGACTGCCGCCGCCGCGAAGACATCAAACAGCTGCTGCTGGCGCTGCTGTACTCGATAGACCCTGGCCTGGGAGAACCGCAATGA
- a CDS encoding DUF979 domain-containing protein, translated as MNAWFSINDVYYLIGIVVMLLVGMTLRDRGNPKRYTTALFWFLFGATFLFGDLMTAVLGKAMTYRLVGLVVVALALLAGAGLLAPGSYSQRSDGQRQDAAQRLGNKIFLPALLIPLLTVACTLALKGVGIGGLALLDQKHLTLAALAVACVCAVLLGWRLTGGTPLQAVRESRRLVDAIGWAAILPQMLAMLGGVFVAAKTGQAVQEAVSLFVDPGNRFLLVAIYCIGMALFTMIMGNAFAAFPVMTAGIALPFLIVGHHADAAPLVAIGMYSGYCGTLMTPMAANFNIVPAALLELKDRYLVIKTQIPTALALLGVNILLMYFIVFR; from the coding sequence ATGAATGCATGGTTCAGCATCAATGACGTTTATTATCTGATCGGCATCGTGGTGATGCTCCTGGTGGGCATGACGCTGCGCGACCGCGGCAACCCCAAGCGTTACACCACCGCGCTGTTCTGGTTCTTGTTCGGCGCCACCTTTTTGTTCGGGGATTTGATGACGGCCGTCTTGGGCAAGGCGATGACCTACCGCCTGGTGGGACTCGTTGTTGTCGCGCTGGCCCTATTGGCCGGCGCCGGCCTGCTGGCTCCGGGCAGTTATAGCCAAAGAAGCGATGGGCAGCGGCAGGACGCCGCCCAGCGTCTGGGCAACAAGATCTTCCTGCCCGCCTTGCTGATTCCCCTGCTGACCGTGGCCTGCACCTTGGCGCTGAAGGGCGTGGGGATAGGCGGTCTCGCCTTGCTGGATCAGAAGCATCTGACCCTGGCCGCCTTGGCGGTGGCCTGCGTTTGCGCGGTGCTGCTGGGCTGGAGGCTGACCGGCGGAACGCCGCTGCAGGCGGTGCGGGAATCGCGCCGTCTGGTGGACGCCATCGGCTGGGCCGCCATCCTGCCGCAGATGCTGGCGATGCTGGGCGGGGTGTTCGTCGCCGCCAAGACCGGCCAGGCGGTGCAGGAAGCGGTGAGCTTGTTCGTGGATCCGGGCAATCGTTTTCTGCTGGTGGCGATCTACTGTATCGGCATGGCCCTGTTCACCATGATCATGGGCAACGCCTTCGCGGCTTTCCCGGTGATGACCGCCGGCATCGCGCTGCCTTTTCTGATCGTCGGCCATCACGCCGACGCGGCGCCGCTGGTGGCGATAGGCATGTATTCCGGCTATTGCGGCACGCTGATGACGCCGATGGCGGCCAATTTCAATATCGTGCCGGCGGCCTTGCTGGAGCTGAAGGACCGATATCTGGTGATCAAGACCCAGATTCCCACCGCGCTGGCTTTGCTGGGCGTGAATATCCTATTGATGTATTTCATCGTGTTCCGTTGA
- the pxpA gene encoding 5-oxoprolinase subunit PxpA yields the protein MQIDLNADIGEGCGDDAAIMDQVSSVNIACGWHAGDAEQMWLAVQAAARRGVALGAHPGFPDREHFGRRTMQRAPERVYQDVLYQVGALAAMAKAAGTRLRHVKPHGALYNQAARDPALADAVARAVRDWDPELRLVGLAGGESGRAARRHGLQAVEEVFADRAYLADGSLAPRGTPGAVIEDAEQALRQTLDLVLRGRVACLDGGELALRADSVCLHGDGAHALHFARLLRQRLEQEGVHIVAL from the coding sequence ATGCAGATCGATTTGAACGCCGATATCGGCGAGGGCTGCGGCGACGACGCGGCGATCATGGATCAGGTCAGTTCGGTGAACATCGCCTGCGGCTGGCACGCGGGCGACGCCGAACAGATGTGGCTGGCGGTGCAGGCGGCGGCGCGGCGAGGCGTGGCGCTGGGCGCCCATCCCGGCTTTCCCGACCGGGAACATTTCGGCCGCCGGACTATGCAGCGCGCGCCGGAGCGGGTGTACCAGGACGTGTTGTACCAGGTGGGCGCGCTGGCGGCCATGGCCAAGGCCGCCGGAACGCGGCTGCGTCACGTCAAGCCGCACGGCGCGCTGTACAACCAGGCGGCGCGCGATCCGGCGCTGGCCGACGCCGTCGCCCGCGCGGTGAGGGATTGGGATCCTGAGCTGAGGCTGGTCGGCCTGGCCGGCGGCGAGTCCGGCCGCGCGGCGCGGCGCCACGGTCTGCAGGCGGTGGAAGAGGTGTTCGCCGACCGCGCCTATCTGGCCGACGGCAGCCTGGCGCCGCGCGGAACGCCGGGCGCGGTGATCGAAGACGCGGAGCAGGCTTTGCGTCAGACGCTGGATCTGGTGCTGCGCGGTCGCGTGGCCTGCCTGGACGGCGGCGAGCTGGCGCTTCGCGCCGACAGCGTTTGCCTGCACGGAGACGGCGCGCACGCGCTGCACTTCGCGCGGCTGCTGCGCCAACGCTTGGAACAGGAGGGGGTACACATCGTCGCCTTGTGA
- a CDS encoding winged helix DNA-binding protein encodes MNAQRNIVSSSHLVSERCAELSEFEFGLIVANNAFNRWMIRCMAAAGETDMTAMEVSLLHHVNHRGRSKKLADICFVLNIEDTHVVSYALKKLVKMGYVGSEKVGKEALFATTQAGVELCQRYRDVREQCLINALIDNGGQQADIGDNAQLLRMLASLYDQASRDAASM; translated from the coding sequence ATGAACGCTCAACGCAATATCGTCTCCTCATCGCATCTGGTTTCGGAGCGTTGCGCCGAACTGTCCGAGTTCGAATTCGGGCTGATCGTGGCCAACAACGCCTTCAACCGCTGGATGATCCGCTGCATGGCGGCCGCGGGAGAAACCGATATGACCGCGATGGAGGTGTCGCTGCTGCATCACGTCAACCACCGCGGCCGCAGCAAGAAACTGGCGGACATCTGCTTCGTGCTGAACATCGAAGACACGCACGTGGTGTCCTATGCGCTGAAGAAGCTGGTGAAGATGGGCTATGTCGGCAGCGAAAAGGTGGGCAAGGAGGCTTTGTTCGCCACCACCCAGGCCGGCGTGGAACTCTGCCAGCGCTACCGCGACGTCCGCGAGCAATGCCTGATCAACGCGCTGATAGACAACGGCGGCCAACAGGCCGATATCGGCGACAACGCCCAGTTGCTGCGCATGCTGGCCAGTTTGTACGACCAGGCCTCTCGCGACGCCGCCTCCATGTAA
- the pxpB gene encoding 5-oxoprolinase subunit PxpB produces MASNPMRYYLLGERAAVLESAKPADLACQRRIWWLAQTLTGAAGLIDVVPGMNNLTLIFDPDADDGEAWLERLRRGWAAAQEAEPRLRRVDVPVRYGGRHGPDLAAVAAHAGLSEEDVAAAHAAADYVVYFLGFQPGFAYMGGLPERLATPRRAEPRLAVPAGSVGIGGGQTGIYPATSPGGWQIIGRTSLKLFDPRRAEPSLLLPGDSVRFVPQEGGDD; encoded by the coding sequence TTGGCATCGAACCCAATGCGCTATTACTTGCTGGGCGAACGCGCCGCCGTGCTGGAGAGCGCGAAGCCGGCCGATCTGGCGTGTCAGCGCCGCATCTGGTGGCTGGCGCAGACGCTGACGGGCGCGGCCGGGCTGATCGACGTGGTGCCCGGCATGAATAATCTCACTTTGATTTTCGATCCGGACGCCGACGACGGCGAGGCCTGGCTGGAGCGCTTGCGCCGCGGCTGGGCGGCGGCGCAAGAGGCCGAGCCACGCTTGCGGCGGGTGGACGTGCCGGTGCGCTACGGCGGCCGCCACGGTCCGGACCTGGCCGCGGTGGCGGCGCATGCGGGCTTGAGCGAGGAGGATGTCGCCGCCGCTCATGCCGCGGCCGACTACGTGGTGTACTTCCTCGGCTTTCAGCCCGGCTTCGCCTATATGGGCGGCTTGCCCGAGCGCCTGGCCACGCCGCGGCGCGCCGAGCCCCGGCTGGCGGTGCCGGCCGGCTCGGTGGGCATAGGCGGCGGCCAGACCGGCATCTATCCGGCGACCAGCCCCGGCGGCTGGCAGATCATCGGCCGCACTTCATTGAAATTATTCGACCCGCGGCGCGCGGAACCGTCCCTGCTGCTGCCGGGCGACAGCGTGCGCTTTGTGCCGCAGGAGGGCGGAGATGATTGA
- the pcp gene encoding pyroglutamyl-peptidase I produces MSKTILLTGFEPFGGESVNPSWEAVRRLDGETLAGAAVAARRLPCVFGEALAVLREELAALRPALIVAVGQAGGRPELSLERVAINVDDARIADNAGRRPIDRPVVPGGPAAYFSTLPIKAQAAALRAAGIPAAVSQSAGTFVCNHVFYGLMHALAGTPARGGFIHIPYLPEQAAAHPGAASMSLETIVAGLRLALETALTATTDIVETGGATH; encoded by the coding sequence ATGAGCAAGACCATTTTGTTGACGGGCTTCGAACCGTTTGGCGGCGAGAGCGTGAACCCGTCGTGGGAGGCCGTGCGCCGGCTGGACGGCGAGACGCTGGCGGGCGCGGCGGTGGCGGCGCGGCGGCTGCCCTGCGTGTTCGGCGAGGCCTTGGCCGTGTTGCGCGAGGAGTTGGCCGCGCTGCGGCCGGCGCTGATCGTGGCGGTGGGGCAGGCGGGCGGGCGGCCCGAGCTTTCGCTCGAGCGGGTGGCGATCAATGTCGACGACGCCCGCATCGCGGACAACGCCGGGCGGCGGCCGATAGATAGGCCGGTGGTGCCGGGCGGGCCGGCCGCCTATTTCAGCACCTTGCCGATCAAGGCCCAGGCGGCGGCGCTGCGCGCGGCGGGCATTCCGGCGGCGGTGTCGCAGAGCGCCGGCACCTTTGTCTGCAACCATGTGTTCTACGGCCTGATGCACGCCTTGGCCGGAACGCCCGCGCGCGGCGGCTTCATTCACATCCCGTATCTGCCGGAGCAGGCCGCCGCGCATCCCGGCGCGGCCAGCATGAGCTTGGAGACGATAGTCGCCGGCCTGAGGCTGGCCCTGGAAACGGCGTTGACGGCGACGACGGACATCGTGGAAACCGGCGGGGCGACGCATTAG
- a CDS encoding DUF969 domain-containing protein produces the protein MDLASYLPLVGIPVVVAGFALRFNPLLVVTAAGLSTGLAVGMDLGTLLETFGEKFLNSRQLATFILILPVIGLLERYGLKERAQQWIAGIKSATTARILMLYFVVRELTAALGLINLGGHAQTVRPLLAPMAEGAAANQLGELPQALRDRIRAHAAACDNIAVFFGEDIFIAFGAVLLMDAFLKENGIANIEPLHIGLWAIPTAISALIIHMARLARLDASLQGDIAAWRAKQEAAA, from the coding sequence ATGGATCTTGCATCCTATCTGCCCCTGGTGGGCATTCCCGTCGTGGTGGCGGGCTTCGCTTTGCGCTTCAATCCGCTGCTGGTGGTCACCGCCGCCGGTCTGAGCACCGGCCTGGCGGTCGGCATGGACCTGGGGACGCTGCTGGAAACCTTCGGCGAGAAATTCCTCAATAGCCGTCAATTGGCCACCTTCATCCTGATCCTGCCGGTGATCGGCCTGCTGGAGCGCTACGGTTTGAAAGAGCGCGCGCAGCAATGGATAGCCGGCATCAAGAGCGCCACCACCGCGCGCATCCTGATGCTGTATTTCGTGGTGCGCGAGCTGACCGCGGCGCTGGGCCTGATCAATCTGGGCGGCCACGCCCAAACCGTGCGCCCCCTGCTGGCGCCGATGGCGGAAGGCGCCGCGGCCAATCAACTGGGGGAACTGCCTCAGGCCCTGCGCGACCGCATCCGCGCCCATGCCGCCGCCTGCGACAATATCGCCGTATTTTTCGGCGAGGACATCTTCATCGCCTTTGGCGCGGTCTTGCTGATGGACGCCTTCCTCAAGGAAAACGGCATCGCCAATATCGAGCCGCTGCACATCGGCCTGTGGGCGATTCCCACCGCCATCAGCGCGCTGATCATCCATATGGCGCGCTTGGCGCGGCTTGATGCCAGTCTGCAAGGCGATATCGCCGCCTGGCGCGCGAAACAGGAGGCCGCGGCATGA